In Raphanus sativus cultivar WK10039 chromosome 5, ASM80110v3, whole genome shotgun sequence, the following proteins share a genomic window:
- the LOC108834180 gene encoding LRR receptor-like serine/threonine-protein kinase RGI1 yields MILRQMSLPTLISSSSSFLLFFFFIFCLSLSNAEQNPEASILYSWLHSSPLTPSSLSLFNWNSADNTPCNNWTFITCSPQGFVTDIDIQAVQVELPLPKNLPDLRSLQKLTISGANITGTIPESLGDCLALTVLDLSSNSLVGDIPWSLSKLRNLETLILNSNQLTGRIPPEISKCSKLKNLILFDNLLTGGIPSELGFLSGLEEIRIGGNKEISGKIPPEIGDCSNLKVLGLAETSVSGDLPSSLGNLKKLQTLSIYTTKISGEIPSELGNCSELVEIFLYENSLSGSIPREISKLAKLEQLFLWQNSLVGGIPEDIGNCSNLKMIDLSLNLLSGSIPVSIGRLSFLEEFMISDNNFSGSIPTTISNCSSLVQLQLDKNQISGLIPTEIGTLTKLTLFFAWSNQLEGSIPPGLADCTDLQALDLSRNALTGTIPSGLFMLRNLTKLLLISNSLSGSIPQEIGNCSSLVRLRLGFNRITGEIPSGIGSLKKLNFLDLSSNRLHGKVPDEIGSCSELQMIDLSNNSLQGSLPNTVSSLSGLQVLDVSGNRISGKIPASLGRLVSLNKLILGKNLFSGSIPGSLGMCSGLQLLDLGSNELSGEIPSELGDIENLEIALNLSGNRLTGKIPSKFASLNKLSILDISHNMLEGDLAPLANIENLVSLNISYNSFSGYLPDNKLFRQLPPQDLEGNKKLCSKSSQDSCFLTYGNSNGLADDDKETSRARNLRLALALLISLTVVLMILGAVAVIRARRNNENERDSELGETYKWQFTPFQKLNFSVDQIIRCLVEPNVIGKGCSGVVYRADVDNGDVIAVKKLWPAMVNGGNDEKPDKNVRDSFSAEVKTLGTIRHKNIVRFLGCCWNRNTRLLMYDYMPNGSLGSLLHERRGSALDWDLRYRILLGAAQGLAYLHHDCLPPIVHRDIKANNILIGLDFEPYIADFGLAKLVDEGDIGRCSNTVAGSYGYIAPEYGYSMKITEKSDVYSYGVVVLEVLTGKQPIDPTVPEGLHLVDWVRQNRGSLEVLDSSLRSRTEAEADEMMQVLGTALLCVNASPDERPTMKDVAAMLKEIKQEREEYAKVDLLLKKSPPPTTTKGQEEGSKNEMTVAVASSSKEMRREERIVRSNNTSFSASSLLYSSSSIE; encoded by the exons ATGATTTTGAGGCAAATGTCTCTCCCTACCttaatctcttcttcttcttcatttctcctcttcttcttcttcatcttctgcttATCTCTCTCTAACGCAGAGCAAAACCCGGAAGCGTCCATCCTCTACTCATGGCTTCACTCTTCTCCTCTCACAccttcctctctttctctcttcaaCTGGAACTCAGCCGACAACACTCCTTGCAACAACTGGACTTTCATCACATGCTCACCTCAAGGCTTCGTCACCGACATCGACATTCAAGCCGTTCAAGTCGAGCTACCCTTACCCAAGAATCTCCCGGACCTTCGTTCTCTCCAGAAACTCACTATCTCCGGCGCTAACATCACCGGAACTATACCCGAGAGTCTCGGCGACTGTCTCGCCCTCACGGTTCTCGACCTTAGCTCCAACAGCTTAGTGGGTGACATTCCTTGGAGCTTAAGCAAGCTTCGTAACCTAGAAACCCTAATACTCAACTCAAACCAGCTCACCGGAAGAATCCCACCGGAGATCAGCAAATGTTCCAAACTCAAGAACTTAATCCTCTTCGATAATCTCCTCACCGGAGGCATCCCGTCGGAGCTAGGCTTCCTCTCTGGTCTCGAAGAGATAAGAATCGGAGGAAACAAAGAAATCTCCGGCAAGATCCCACCGGAGATCGGAGACTGTTCTAATCTAAAAGTTCTCGGCTTAGCCGAGACGAGCGTCTCCGGAGACTTACCTTCCTCTTTAGGTAACCTCAAGAAGCTGCAAACACTCTCCATATACACTACGAAGATAAGCGGAGAGATACCTTCAGAGCTAGGCAACTGCTCTGAGCTAGTGGAGATCTTCTTGTACGAGAACAGCTTGTCCGGCTCGATCCCTCGAGAGATATCAAAGCTCGCGAAGCTCGAACAGCTCTTCCTATGGCAGAACAGTCTCGTCGGTGGTATCCCCGaagatataggaaactgcagtAACCTCAAGATGATAGACTTGTCTCTAAACCTCCTCTCCGGTTCGATCCCTGTCTCCATCGGCCGTTTGTCTTTTCTCGAGGAGTTTATGATCAGCGACAACAACTTCTCCGGTTCGATACCGACGACGATCTCCAACTGCTCGAGTCTTGTTCAGTTACAGCTCGACAAGAACCAGATCTCCGGTCTGATACCGACCGAGATCGGAACGCTCACGAAGCTTACTCTGTTTTTCGCTTGGTCTAACCAGCTAGAAGGAAGCATCCCTCCCGGTTTAGCAGACTGTACCGATCTCCAAGCGTTGGATTTATCGCGTAATGCCTTAACCGGAACAATCCCTTCCGGTTTGTTCATGCTGAGGAACCTCACGAAGCTTCTCTTGATCTCCAACTCTCTCTCTGGTTCCATACCTCAAGAGATTGGTAACTGCAGCTCTCTCGTGAGGTTGAGGTTAGGTTTCAACAGGATCACTGGAGAGATACCTTCTGGTATTGGGTCTCTCAAGAAACTAAACTTTCTCGACTTGTCGAGCAATAGGCTGCACGGGAAGGTTCCTGACGAGATAGGAAGCTGCTCGGAGCTGCAGATGATTGATCTTAGTAACAACTCTCTTCAAGGCTCCTTGCCCAACACGGTTTCTTCTCTATCCGGTTTACAGGTTCTTGATGTTTCGGGGAACCGGATTTCAGGCAAGATTCCCGCGAGTTTGGGGAGGCTTGTGTCGTTGAACAAACTGATCTTGGGGAAGAACTTGTTCTCCGGATCGATCCCTGGTTCTCTAGGTATGTGTTCGGGGTTACAGCTTCTTGATCTCGGAAGCAACGAGCTCTCCGGTGAGATTCCTTCAGAGCTTGGAGATATCGAGAATCTTGAAATCGCTTTGAACTTGAGTGGTAACAGACTCACTGGGAAGATACCTTCCAAGTTTGCGTCTCTCAACAAGCTCTCGATTCTTGATATCTCTCACAACATGCTCGAAGGAGATCTTGCTCCGCTTGCTAACATCGAGAATCTCGTCTCTCTCAACATCTCTTACAATAGCTTCTCTGGTTACCTTCCCGACAACAAGCTTTTCAGACAGTTACCTCCTCAAGATCTCGAAGGAAACAAGAAACTCTGTTCTAAATCGAGTCAAGATTCTTGTTTTCTCACTTACGGCAATAGCAACGGACTTGCGGATGATGATAAGGAAACTTCTCGTGCAAGAAACCTCAGGTTAGCGCTCGCGCTTTTGATCTCACTGACGGTTGTACTGATGATTCTTGGCGCGGTTGCGGTGATCCGAGCGAGGAGGAACAACGAGAACGAGAGAGATTCGGAGCTTGGAGAAACATATAAATGGCAGTTCACACCGTTTCAGAAGCTCAACTTCTCGGTAGATCAGATCATTAGATGTTTGGTTGAACCTAACGTGATCGGTAAGGGATGTTCAGGCGTAGTGTACCGCGCTGACGTGGACAACGGCGATGTTATAGCCGTGAAGAAGCTTTGGCCAGCGATGGTTAACGGTGGTAACGACGAGAAGCCAGATAAAAACGTGAGAGATTCGTTTTCGGCAGAAGTTAAGACACTTGGGACGATCAGACACAAGAACATTGTTAGGTTTCTTGGTTGTTGTTGGAACCGGAACACAAGGCTTCTGATGTATGATTACATGCCTAATGGGAGCTTAGGGAGTTTGCTACACGAGAGACGAGGCTCTGCGCTTGATTGGGATCTTAGGTACAGAATCTTGCTCGGTGCGGCTCAAGGTTTAGCTTATCTACACCATGATTGCCTCCCACCCATTGTTCATCGCGATATCAAGGCCAATAACATTTTGATCGGTCTTGATTTTGAACCGTACATTGCCGATTTCGGTTTAGCTAAGCTTGTTGATGAAGGTGACATTGGCCGGTGCTCTAATACCGTCGCTGGATCATATGGTTACATTGCTCCAG AGTATGGTTATAGCATGAAGATTACAGAGAAGAGTGATGTTTACAGCTACGGCGTGGTGGTTCTTGAAGTGTTGACTGGGAAACAACCTATAGATCCGACGGTACCCGAAGGGCTTCACTTGGTGGATTGGGTGAGGCAGAATAGAGGCAGCCTTGAAGTTCTTGACTCGAGTTTGAGGTCAAGAACCGAGGCTGAAGCCGATGAGATGATGCAAGTGTTGGGCACTGCTTTGCTTTGTGTGAACGCATCGCCTGACGAGAGACCCACCATGAAAGATGTTGCGGCTATGCTCAAGGAGATCAAGCAAGAGCGTGAAGAGTACGCTAAAGTTgacttgcttctcaagaaatctcCACCACCGACAACAACAAAAGGGCAGGAAGAAGGTAGTAAGAATGAGATGACGGTGGCCGTAGCTTCGTCTTCTAAAGAGATGAGACGAGAAGAGAGAATAGTGAGGAGTAACAATACGAGTTTCTCGGCTTCTTCTCTGctttactcttcttcttcgattGAGTGA